The DNA region CGATCGTCACCACCGAACCGAACTCGGCGACGCAGCGCGAAAACGCAAGCCCGGCACCGGTCAGCAACGCCGGCCGCAGAGCCGGCAGCACGACCATGGCGAACGTCGTCAGTCGGGTGGCGCCCAGCGACGCGGCGGCCTCCTCGGCGTCACGATCGACTTCCAGCAGCACCGGCTGCACGGCGCGGACCACCAGCGGAAGCGTGACGAAGGCCAGGGCCATCGCCACCCCCGGGGGCGTGTGCTGCAGATGAATGCCGACCGGACTGGAGTTGCCGTACAGGGCCAGCATCACCAGGCTGGTGACGATCGTGGGCAGCGCGAAGGGCAGGTCGATCAACGCGTCGATCACGCCCTTCCCCGGGAATTCATCACGCACCAACACCCAGGCGGTCGCCAGACCGAACACCACGTCGAGCGCGGTGACGAGTACCGAAATCGTCAGCGTCACCCGGAAGGATTCCAGCGCCGCATGGGTCGTGACCGCCGACCGGAAGCCCTGCCAACCCCGTCCGCCGGCCTGCCAGGCGATCGCGAGCAGTGGCAGCAGCACGATCAGCGAGAGCCAGAGTGCGGTCACGCCGACCCGGATCGTCGGGTACGGGGACGTGACCGTCACCGGCGGAATCCGAGAGTAGAACGCATGGCTGACCTTCCAATGCCCGAGACGGCGGGTGCCGGGCACCCGTGGTGACTACCGGCAGGCGTGCCGGTGGTGGGAAGTCAGCGACGACAGTGCACCGCGAAACCGGTCCCGCGCCCGCCGGCGCAACGGACGCGGACGAGTGCCGTTGTGGCACTTCGACCGACACGGGATGGCAGCTGCATGGCGGTAGCCTAAGCGCGACCGGATACCGGCCCGGGGTGCCCGGAGCCGGACGGATCGGCGGCGCGGATAGCTGGTCGGGGCGTGAAAGCCACGATTCCCCGGGCTCAGGATGCCGGCGGGAGGCTTTCGCTGATAGGCGAAATACATTGGGGCCGAACGTAATCGATGATCGATCCGATATCGTGATGCCACTGCGCGCCGGCCGGCCGGACCGCCGTCGGGACCGGTGCCGCGGCGCGCCGGGCCGAAAGACTCACGGTGAGGCGAAATCGCCCAACCCGGGATCAGACCGGTCGGCCCCGTTGCGTCCGGTAGCGGCGCACCAGCGCATCGGTGGAACTGTCGGTCTGTGCGGCCGGGGGAGCGTCGTCGGTGAGCACCGGCAGCAACGCCTTGGCCTGCGTCTTGCCCAGCTCCACGCCCCACTGGTCGAAGGAGTCGATGCCCCACACCAC from Mycolicibacter sp. MU0083 includes:
- the cysT gene encoding sulfate ABC transporter permease subunit CysT; the protein is MPPVTVTSPYPTIRVGVTALWLSLIVLLPLLAIAWQAGGRGWQGFRSAVTTHAALESFRVTLTISVLVTALDVVFGLATAWVLVRDEFPGKGVIDALIDLPFALPTIVTSLVMLALYGNSSPVGIHLQHTPPGVAMALAFVTLPLVVRAVQPVLLEVDRDAEEAAASLGATRLTTFAMVVLPALRPALLTGAGLAFSRCVAEFGSVVTIGGAVPGRTEVSSQWIRSLIENDDHTSAAAISIVLLAISFAVLAVLRTVGGRAAKREEDAA